The Frondihabitans australicus genome includes a region encoding these proteins:
- a CDS encoding beta strand repeat-containing protein — translation MPISSGSRRSLGLTLAVALSVTGAASLTATGAASASAATASFTPGDVVVYRVGDGTTALSSGATPVFLDEYTPSGTLVQSVPMPQTASGTQHALTASGSSGSEGLLTLSADGRYLIAPGYSAAVGTKKISSTASASTPRTIARVAADGSVDTSTALTDSADGNNVRSATSTNGTDLYVGGAAGGARYTTLGSSTSTELDNGTYKNVRQVSVVDGQLYASADPTKAGLTIGTIGTGTPTTTGQSVTNLTFDTAPNDPYAYSLLTLGTGTAPDTLYEADSTNGTVVKYGLVNGTWTQEGSVLVPQVTGLTANDSNGDVTIYATSAGVNSTTGTLYSITDDSGVGGSLSGVATTVATLPANEAVRGVAFAPGTTIGSGGGIKPPVVKPTISTGDTSLPAALGDTTQQTLAVTVGDTAVDPADLTVTATSSNQAVAADSGISITGAGADRTLSVKPGGVGTSTLTLTVTAPDGSKAQTQVAYGVSDDYSETASKVSYLSGAANASAAVDAGDGYAFVGDDESDTLRLYDMTKSGAPVASFDFDSLLPDGDSEIDIEGASKQGDVIYWEGSMSNSSSGKLAPARSTVFATRVTGTGANATLTYLGSYTGLLADLVAWDQSNGSGLGANYLGLAASSADGVDGHDSSALNVEGLEFASPTSSTAYLAFRAPLEPTTDRHLAMLIPVTNYTALSTAGNQSSTHATFGKPIFMDLGGLGIRDIKENANGQFLIVAGTANGDNTGFSLYAWDGDPAHAPRLTGTQLPQVPATPNNGSWETIVSVPDSLTTGSQVQLVQDDGTVDWYGDGLTSKTGEATGLQKDLAATFTYTAPATQASSLTVTSSAATVAPHTAVTLTATVAGQPASAAPTGSVTFAITGADGSTVTCAAGATAPLTTTDDTASAATCTLPAGTLRASGSAYTVKATYAGSDGYTASTGSLTETVAGIATKTSAATIALLPTTKTPIGILGVVVPAKLSSQTMAGTVTVTERNSAGAVVGSQKTTLPGLLPIIATTVPGGILPVGTSTVTIAYAGNEYYSPSSTTLTVKLTR, via the coding sequence ATGCCCATCTCCTCCGGCTCACGCCGATCTCTGGGGCTGACGCTCGCCGTCGCCCTCTCCGTCACAGGCGCAGCCTCACTCACCGCCACCGGCGCCGCATCGGCCTCCGCCGCGACCGCCTCCTTCACTCCCGGCGACGTCGTCGTCTACCGCGTCGGCGACGGCACCACCGCGCTCAGCAGCGGAGCGACCCCGGTGTTCCTCGACGAGTACACGCCCTCGGGGACGCTCGTGCAGTCCGTGCCGATGCCCCAGACGGCGAGCGGTACGCAGCACGCCCTCACGGCCAGCGGCAGCTCAGGATCCGAGGGCCTCCTCACCCTCTCGGCCGACGGCCGCTACCTCATCGCCCCCGGGTACTCGGCCGCCGTGGGCACGAAGAAGATCTCCTCGACGGCCTCCGCCTCGACGCCTCGCACGATCGCGCGCGTCGCCGCCGACGGCTCGGTCGACACGTCGACGGCCCTCACCGACTCGGCCGACGGCAACAACGTCCGCTCCGCGACGTCGACGAACGGCACCGACCTCTACGTCGGCGGAGCCGCGGGCGGCGCCCGCTACACGACGCTCGGCTCGTCGACCTCCACCGAGCTCGACAACGGCACGTACAAGAACGTCCGGCAGGTCTCCGTCGTCGACGGCCAGCTCTACGCGTCGGCCGACCCGACGAAGGCGGGGCTCACGATCGGCACGATCGGCACCGGCACGCCGACGACCACGGGTCAGAGCGTCACGAACCTGACCTTCGACACCGCACCGAACGACCCCTACGCGTACTCGCTCCTCACCCTCGGCACCGGCACCGCGCCCGACACGCTTTACGAGGCCGACTCCACCAACGGCACCGTCGTCAAGTACGGCCTCGTGAACGGCACCTGGACCCAGGAGGGGTCGGTCCTCGTCCCGCAGGTCACCGGCCTCACCGCCAACGACTCGAACGGCGACGTCACGATCTACGCGACGTCGGCGGGCGTGAACTCCACCACCGGCACGCTGTACTCGATCACCGACGACTCCGGCGTCGGCGGCTCGCTCAGCGGCGTCGCGACGACCGTCGCGACGCTCCCGGCGAACGAGGCCGTCCGCGGCGTCGCCTTCGCCCCCGGCACCACGATCGGCTCGGGCGGCGGCATCAAGCCCCCGGTCGTGAAGCCGACCATCTCGACCGGCGACACGTCGCTGCCCGCCGCGCTCGGCGACACCACGCAGCAGACCCTCGCGGTGACCGTGGGTGACACGGCCGTCGATCCTGCGGACCTCACCGTCACGGCCACCTCGTCGAACCAGGCCGTCGCGGCCGACAGCGGCATCTCGATCACGGGCGCAGGAGCCGACCGCACCCTCTCGGTGAAACCGGGCGGCGTCGGCACCTCGACCCTCACCCTCACCGTCACCGCACCCGACGGCTCGAAGGCGCAGACCCAGGTCGCGTACGGCGTCTCGGATGACTACTCCGAGACAGCGTCGAAGGTCTCGTACCTGTCGGGTGCCGCGAACGCCTCGGCCGCGGTCGACGCGGGCGACGGCTACGCGTTCGTCGGCGACGACGAGTCCGACACGCTTCGTCTCTACGACATGACGAAGTCCGGGGCTCCCGTGGCGTCGTTCGACTTCGATTCGCTCCTGCCCGACGGCGACAGCGAGATCGACATCGAGGGCGCGTCCAAGCAGGGCGACGTCATCTACTGGGAGGGGTCGATGAGCAACAGCTCGAGCGGCAAGCTCGCCCCCGCCCGCAGCACGGTCTTCGCCACGCGGGTGACCGGCACCGGCGCGAACGCGACGCTCACCTACCTCGGCAGCTACACCGGGCTCCTGGCCGACCTCGTCGCCTGGGACCAGTCGAACGGCTCCGGCCTCGGCGCGAACTACCTCGGCCTGGCCGCCTCGTCGGCCGACGGCGTAGATGGACACGACTCGTCCGCACTGAACGTCGAGGGCCTCGAGTTCGCCTCGCCGACCTCGTCGACGGCGTACCTCGCCTTCCGCGCACCGCTCGAGCCGACCACCGACCGCCACCTCGCGATGCTGATCCCGGTGACGAACTACACGGCGCTCTCGACGGCGGGCAACCAGTCGTCGACGCACGCGACGTTCGGCAAGCCGATCTTCATGGACCTCGGCGGCCTCGGCATCCGCGACATCAAGGAGAACGCGAACGGCCAGTTCCTCATCGTCGCCGGCACGGCGAACGGCGACAACACCGGCTTCTCGCTCTACGCCTGGGACGGCGACCCGGCCCACGCGCCGCGCCTCACCGGCACGCAGCTGCCGCAGGTGCCCGCGACGCCGAACAACGGCTCGTGGGAGACCATCGTGAGCGTGCCCGACAGCCTCACGACGGGTTCGCAGGTGCAGCTCGTCCAGGACGACGGCACTGTGGACTGGTACGGGGACGGCCTCACCTCGAAGACCGGTGAGGCGACCGGGCTGCAGAAGGACCTCGCGGCCACGTTCACCTACACGGCTCCTGCGACCCAGGCCTCGTCGCTGACCGTGACGTCCAGCGCCGCGACCGTCGCCCCGCACACGGCGGTGACGCTCACGGCGACCGTCGCGGGCCAGCCCGCTTCGGCCGCTCCCACGGGCAGCGTGACGTTCGCGATCACCGGCGCCGACGGCTCGACCGTCACCTGCGCCGCCGGAGCGACCGCACCGCTCACCACGACGGACGACACCGCGTCGGCCGCCACCTGCACGCTGCCCGCCGGAACCCTGCGGGCCTCGGGCTCGGCTTACACGGTGAAGGCGACCTACGCAGGATCCGACGGCTACACGGCCTCCACCGGCTCGCTCACCGAGACGGTCGCCGGCATCGCCACGAAGACGTCTGCAGCGACGATCGCCCTCCTGCCGACGACGAAGACCCCGATCGGGATCCTCGGCGTCGTGGTCCCGGCCAAGCTGTCGTCGCAGACGATGGCCGGCACGGTCACCGTCACGGAGAGGAACTCGGCGGGGGCCGTCGTCGGGTCGCAGAAGACGACGCTGCCCGGGCTCCTGCCGATCATCGCCACCACCGTGCCGGGCGGGATCCTGCCGGTCGGCACGTCGACGGTCACCATCGCCTACGCGGGCAACGAGTACTACTCGCCCTCGTCGACGACGCTCACGGTCAAGCTCACCCGGTAG
- a CDS encoding LLM class flavin-dependent oxidoreductase translates to MTQAAQGPVQFGIFSVGDITTDPTTGITPTEHERLKAMITIAKHAEEVGLDVYAAGEHHNPPFANSSPTTLLAMIAAQTERIILSTATTLITTNDPVKIAEDFALLQHIADGRVDLTLGRGNTGPVYPWFGKDIRQGINLAIENYALLHRLWTEEVVDWKGHFRTPLQGFTATPRPLDDVAPFVWHGSIRSTEIAEQAAYYGDGFFANHIFWPASHTQQMVQLYRERFEHYGHGRADQAIVGLGGQVFMAKNSQDAVKRFRPYFDNAPVYGHGPSLEDFTAQTPLTVGSPQEVIDRTLGFRDYVGHYQRQLFLMDHAGLPLTTVLEQLDLLGSEVVPVLRAEMAKDRPADIPEGPTHAGLVAARDAAAASSSVEAQDRDSLSAEVSA, encoded by the coding sequence ATGACACAGGCAGCACAGGGTCCGGTCCAGTTCGGCATCTTCTCGGTCGGCGACATCACGACCGATCCGACGACGGGCATCACTCCCACCGAGCACGAGCGCCTCAAGGCGATGATCACCATCGCCAAGCACGCCGAGGAGGTCGGCCTCGACGTCTACGCGGCGGGCGAGCACCACAACCCGCCGTTCGCGAACTCGAGCCCGACCACACTGCTCGCCATGATCGCGGCGCAGACCGAGCGGATCATCCTCTCGACCGCCACGACGCTCATCACCACGAACGACCCGGTGAAGATCGCCGAAGACTTTGCGCTGCTCCAGCACATCGCCGACGGCCGCGTCGACCTTACTCTCGGTCGCGGCAACACCGGCCCGGTCTACCCGTGGTTCGGCAAGGACATCCGGCAGGGCATCAATCTCGCCATCGAGAACTACGCGCTGCTCCACCGCCTCTGGACCGAGGAGGTCGTCGACTGGAAGGGCCACTTCCGCACGCCCCTCCAGGGCTTCACCGCGACGCCCCGCCCGCTCGACGACGTCGCCCCGTTCGTCTGGCACGGCTCCATCCGCTCGACCGAGATCGCCGAGCAGGCCGCCTACTACGGCGACGGATTCTTCGCCAACCACATCTTCTGGCCCGCGTCGCACACCCAGCAGATGGTGCAGCTCTACCGCGAGCGGTTCGAGCACTACGGCCACGGCCGCGCCGACCAGGCGATCGTAGGCCTCGGCGGCCAGGTGTTCATGGCCAAGAACTCGCAGGACGCCGTGAAGCGGTTCCGCCCCTACTTCGACAACGCGCCCGTCTACGGCCACGGCCCCTCGCTCGAGGACTTCACCGCGCAGACGCCGCTCACCGTGGGCAGCCCGCAGGAGGTCATCGACCGCACCCTCGGCTTCCGCGACTACGTCGGCCACTACCAGCGCCAGCTGTTCCTCATGGACCACGCCGGCCTGCCGCTCACGACGGTCCTCGAGCAGCTCGACCTGCTCGGCTCCGAGGTCGTGCCCGTACTCCGCGCCGAGATGGCGAAAGACCGCCCGGCCGACATCCCCGAGGGCCCGACCCACGCGGGGCTCGTCGCGGCCCGAGACGCCGCCGCTGCCAGCTCTTCGGTCGAGGCGCAGGATCGCGACAGCCTCTCGGCGGAGGTCTCCGCGTGA
- a CDS encoding FMN reductase: MTAKRLAVVSAGLSQPSSTRLLADRLAEATTRALASHGDAVEVEVIELRDLAHEITDNLLTGFAPPALAAAVDAVTSADGVIAVTPVFTASYSGLFKSFFDVVDKDSLEGTPVLIAATAGTARHSMVLDFALRPLFAYLRAVVVPLGVFAASEDWGSGYGTTTTLPDRVARAGEQLAGLMAGHATTRPDPLAVVPFEEQLRRLSAE; encoded by the coding sequence GTGACCGCCAAGCGCCTCGCCGTCGTGTCGGCAGGCCTCAGCCAGCCGTCATCGACCCGACTGCTCGCCGACCGTCTCGCCGAGGCCACCACACGAGCCCTCGCCTCGCACGGCGACGCCGTCGAGGTCGAGGTGATCGAGCTGCGCGACCTCGCGCACGAGATCACCGACAACCTCCTGACCGGGTTCGCGCCTCCGGCGCTGGCCGCCGCCGTCGACGCCGTCACGTCGGCGGACGGCGTGATCGCCGTCACGCCCGTCTTCACCGCGTCGTACAGCGGACTGTTCAAGTCGTTCTTCGACGTCGTCGATAAGGACTCGCTCGAGGGCACTCCGGTGCTCATCGCGGCGACAGCGGGCACGGCGCGGCACTCGATGGTGCTCGACTTCGCTCTCCGGCCGCTGTTCGCCTACCTGCGTGCGGTCGTCGTGCCACTGGGCGTCTTCGCCGCCTCGGAGGACTGGGGATCGGGCTACGGGACGACGACCACGCTGCCCGACCGCGTCGCCCGCGCAGGGGAGCAGCTCGCCGGGCTCATGGCCGGGCACGCGACCACGCGGCCCGACCCGCTCGCGGTCGTCCCGTTCGAGGAGCAGCTGCGACGACTGTCGGCCGAGTAG
- a CDS encoding DUF1684 domain-containing protein yields the protein MTDTSSATAVLERFHERRHARAVAPQGLLALVNTQWVDSAQTIWGVPGEWSPAPAGLGGLALTATAADGIEVDGEIVDGTVYVSGSDAIAPSTIRFSPTVTGTVIANDDSSSYALRVWDAESDGIRAFGSISSFPLDESWVITADWVPTDDGAAVEIQHQKDDAPRRRDLPGLIRFSRDGADYELAAFPAGDGERLQLVFGDATNGGSTYSVGRFLFPIPGDDGTITLDFNQAVLPPCAFSYNYNCPIPPKQNRFAVPIEAGEQQVLAADGSLLHEE from the coding sequence ATGACCGACACCAGCTCCGCCACCGCAGTCCTCGAACGCTTCCACGAGCGCCGCCACGCTCGCGCCGTCGCCCCGCAGGGGCTGCTGGCGCTCGTCAACACGCAGTGGGTCGACTCCGCGCAGACGATCTGGGGTGTGCCGGGCGAGTGGTCCCCGGCTCCTGCGGGCCTGGGCGGGCTCGCCCTGACCGCGACCGCCGCGGACGGCATCGAGGTCGACGGCGAGATCGTCGACGGCACGGTCTACGTCTCGGGCAGCGACGCCATCGCCCCGTCGACGATCCGCTTCAGCCCGACCGTCACGGGTACGGTCATCGCCAACGACGACAGTTCGTCGTACGCGCTTCGCGTGTGGGACGCCGAGTCCGACGGCATTCGCGCCTTCGGGTCGATCTCGTCCTTCCCGCTCGACGAGTCGTGGGTGATCACGGCCGACTGGGTTCCGACCGACGACGGCGCCGCGGTCGAGATCCAGCACCAGAAGGACGACGCGCCCCGCCGGCGCGACCTGCCGGGCCTGATCCGATTCTCTCGCGACGGCGCCGACTACGAGCTCGCCGCGTTCCCGGCGGGCGACGGCGAGCGGCTCCAGCTGGTCTTCGGCGACGCGACCAACGGAGGCTCGACATACTCGGTCGGGCGCTTCCTCTTCCCGATCCCCGGTGACGACGGCACCATCACGCTCGACTTCAACCAGGCCGTCCTGCCGCCCTGCGCCTTCTCGTACAACTACAACTGCCCGATCCCGCCGAAGCAGAACCGCTTCGCGGTGCCCATCGAGGCGGGCGAGCAGCAGGTGCTCGCCGCCGACGGATCGCTCCTCCACGAGGAGTGA